A part of Pantoea vagans genomic DNA contains:
- the mltD gene encoding murein transglycosylase D — translation MKAKAILLASVLLVGCQASRNDANIPEQHAQSLSSAGQGENGKYGDEFLSPRWQEDGTGLAADADLWSFISDELKMGIPENPAIREQKSKFLKNKSYLHDVTLRAEPYMYWIVEQIQKRKMPMELVLLPIVESAFDPRATSSANAAGIWQIVAATGRNYGLKQNQYYDGRRDVVASTKVALDMMQRLNTMFDGDWLLTIAAYNSGEGRVLKAIKQNKARGKPTDFWHLSLPRETTVYVPKMLALSELLKNNKRYGIKLPTPNESRALARVEVGQQIQLTQAAEMAGMSLTKLKSFNTGYKGGATAPNGPHYIMVPKSNVAKLRNSLASGDIAAVQPVQLAKASASGGYKVRRGDTLSGIAAKLGVSVSTLKQENNLRGADIRPGQTLTIGSNGTRLADNGNSITYRVRKGDSLDSIARHHGVNIKDVMRWNSVLDSAKDIQPGDNLTLFVNNNATPDT, via the coding sequence ATGAAGGCTAAAGCGATCTTACTCGCCTCAGTCTTGCTGGTAGGATGTCAGGCTTCCAGGAACGATGCCAATATCCCCGAACAGCATGCACAGAGTCTGTCTTCAGCTGGTCAAGGTGAAAATGGAAAGTACGGAGACGAGTTTTTGTCGCCGCGATGGCAGGAAGATGGAACTGGCCTCGCAGCAGACGCAGATCTCTGGAGTTTCATTAGTGACGAGTTGAAGATGGGGATTCCGGAAAACCCGGCAATCCGCGAACAAAAAAGTAAATTTTTAAAAAATAAGAGCTATCTCCACGATGTAACATTACGGGCAGAGCCGTACATGTACTGGATAGTCGAGCAGATACAGAAACGTAAAATGCCGATGGAACTGGTACTGCTACCCATAGTGGAGAGCGCTTTTGACCCTCGCGCAACCTCATCCGCCAATGCCGCTGGTATCTGGCAGATTGTTGCAGCTACGGGTCGAAACTATGGTTTGAAACAAAACCAGTATTACGATGGGCGACGTGATGTAGTCGCATCCACGAAAGTTGCGCTGGATATGATGCAGCGTCTTAACACCATGTTTGACGGTGACTGGTTACTGACCATCGCTGCTTACAACAGTGGTGAAGGACGGGTGCTCAAAGCGATTAAGCAGAATAAGGCGCGCGGTAAGCCGACTGACTTCTGGCATTTATCGCTGCCACGCGAAACGACCGTGTATGTGCCTAAAATGTTAGCTCTGAGTGAACTGCTCAAAAATAACAAGCGTTACGGTATCAAACTGCCGACACCTAATGAAAGTCGTGCTCTGGCACGAGTGGAAGTGGGTCAGCAGATACAGCTGACGCAGGCTGCCGAAATGGCAGGTATGTCGCTCACGAAACTTAAGAGCTTCAATACCGGCTACAAAGGCGGTGCAACAGCGCCAAACGGCCCGCACTATATTATGGTGCCGAAGTCGAACGTCGCGAAATTGCGAAACTCACTGGCTTCCGGTGACATCGCAGCGGTACAGCCTGTGCAGCTTGCGAAAGCCAGCGCGAGTGGCGGGTACAAAGTGCGACGGGGTGATACGCTTTCTGGTATCGCCGCTAAACTTGGCGTTAGCGTCTCGACACTGAAGCAGGAAAACAACCTGCGCGGTGCTGATATCCGACCGGGTCAGACGCTGACCATCGGTTCGAACGGCACCCGACTGGCTGATAACGGCAACAGCATCACCTATCGTGTTCGTAAGGGTGATTCTCTTGACAGTATTGCCCGTCATCACGGCGTCAATATCAAAGACGTGATGCGCTGGAACAGTGTGCTGGACAGTGCGAAAGATATTCAACCCGGCGATAACTTAACGCTGTTTGTGAATAATAACGCAACACCGGATACCTGA
- the gloB gene encoding hydroxyacylglutathione hydrolase: MNLTSIPALQDNYIWTLNDDEGKCLIVDPGEAQPVLEKMASNGWQPVAILLTHHHNDHTGGVKTLCEHFPHLEVYGPQETEAKGARTIVSEGDKVTVLGLTFEVIHTPGHTLGHISYYSSPYLFCGDTLFSGGCGRLFEGTPEQMYDSFQKLNQLPGETLVCCAHEYTLSNLKFAAAILPHDPQITAEYQKIKDLRAENGISLPTKLAHERSINLFLRTQDIDLQRALNVNVTDEPVWRTFAVLREKKDAF; encoded by the coding sequence ATGAATCTTACCAGTATTCCTGCGTTGCAGGACAACTACATCTGGACGCTGAATGATGATGAGGGTAAATGCCTGATCGTTGATCCCGGCGAAGCTCAGCCAGTGTTAGAAAAAATGGCGTCAAACGGCTGGCAGCCAGTCGCGATTCTGTTGACTCACCACCATAACGACCATACGGGCGGCGTGAAAACATTATGTGAACACTTCCCTCACCTTGAGGTTTATGGTCCTCAGGAAACCGAAGCGAAAGGTGCCAGGACGATAGTCAGCGAAGGGGATAAAGTCACCGTACTGGGCCTGACCTTTGAAGTGATCCATACCCCTGGTCACACTTTAGGACATATCTCATATTACAGCTCACCTTATCTTTTCTGTGGTGACACTCTCTTTTCAGGCGGTTGCGGACGCCTTTTTGAGGGCACACCAGAGCAGATGTATGATTCGTTTCAAAAGCTTAATCAGCTTCCAGGAGAAACCTTAGTCTGCTGTGCGCATGAATATACTTTATCCAATCTGAAGTTTGCTGCGGCTATTCTGCCCCATGACCCGCAAATAACGGCCGAATACCAGAAAATTAAGGACTTACGTGCCGAAAATGGCATTAGTCTGCCAACAAAACTGGCGCACGAACGGTCAATAAATTTATTTCTGCGTACGCAAGATATTGATTTGCAAAGGGCATTAAACGTTAACGTTACTGATGAACCGGTATGGCGGACATTTGCCGTTCTACGCGAGAAGAAAGACGCTTTTTGA
- a CDS encoding class I SAM-dependent methyltransferase, giving the protein MKPAKSRQVLNAPLSWRNMPWGDYFRDALTQQLQPYLGKLYGFHMLKLGNLSAEINTENCAISHQVNVGSEGELLQVRADPMQLPFESKSIDACLLAHTLAWSQDPHRVLREVDRVLIDDGWMIISGFNPFSLLGVSKMVPGLTRKAPWSGRMFSQMRLLDWLGLLNYEVVYRTRFQVLPWHRQGGKLISAHLPALGCLNIVVARKRTFPLLPTRAKKSLSTSKIRQTVNATRQFRKAEDQDSAL; this is encoded by the coding sequence ATGAAGCCCGCTAAATCACGCCAGGTTCTGAACGCACCGTTGTCCTGGCGCAATATGCCGTGGGGAGATTATTTCCGCGACGCGCTAACGCAGCAGCTTCAGCCTTACCTTGGAAAGCTTTATGGCTTTCATATGCTTAAGCTTGGCAACCTCAGCGCAGAAATCAACACTGAAAACTGTGCTATTTCACATCAGGTCAATGTGGGCAGTGAAGGCGAGCTGTTACAGGTGCGGGCTGACCCGATGCAGTTGCCGTTTGAGTCGAAGTCGATTGATGCCTGTTTGCTGGCCCATACGCTCGCCTGGAGTCAGGATCCTCACCGGGTGCTACGCGAAGTGGACAGGGTGTTAATCGATGATGGCTGGATGATCATCAGCGGCTTCAATCCCTTCAGCCTGCTAGGTGTGAGTAAAATGGTACCGGGATTAACCCGCAAAGCACCCTGGAGCGGGCGGATGTTCAGCCAGATGCGATTGCTCGACTGGCTGGGACTACTGAATTATGAGGTGGTCTACCGCACCCGCTTTCAGGTGCTGCCGTGGCACCGGCAGGGCGGAAAACTGATCAGCGCCCACTTACCGGCGCTGGGCTGTCTGAATATTGTGGTGGCACGTAAGCGAACCTTCCCGCTGCTGCCGACCCGGGCAAAAAAGAGCCTGAGCACCAGCAAGATCCGCCAGACGGTCAATGCCACGCGTCAGTTCCGCAAGGCAGAGGATCAGGACTCGGCTTTATAA